Proteins from a genomic interval of Candidatus Fusobacterium pullicola:
- a CDS encoding exopolysaccharide biosynthesis polyprenyl glycosylphosphotransferase, producing MEQDKGTILNAIYIILLGIVFYLCKYIFISQDNLFSLYSIIGFFIMMLGAYVTDNMKFQRYKYKIRGYISVIIIDIICFMIWFFYSWDLSLVIFMLIFVSFQVLLTVLISIAVFKLRYVTIYGNGEMKNRVLDSIQHFQEYQYIDFTGAKEEFPKFVQENNISLIILCREKLASSEIREILAMKLKGVEVKSYFDYMIENEGKIEVEFITEEWLLQAYGFKILRSQIQNNIKRVFDIIMAIIIGVMTLPVMAVAAIIVRLESPGPIIYSQDRVGENGKEFKVHKFRSMRNDAEKDGAKWAQVNDPRVTKFGNFMRKTRIDELPQLINVLKGEMSFIGPRPERMVFIKELEKEIPYYNLRHMVKPGLTGWAQVMYPYGASVEDARRKLEYDLYYIKHHSLYLDMMIMFMTFKTVVFGKGR from the coding sequence ATGGAACAAGATAAGGGAACAATTTTAAATGCGATATATATTATATTGTTGGGGATAGTGTTTTATTTATGTAAATATATCTTTATCTCTCAGGATAATCTATTTTCTCTTTATTCTATAATAGGATTTTTCATAATGATGTTGGGAGCATATGTAACTGACAACATGAAATTTCAAAGGTATAAATATAAGATAAGAGGTTATATCTCAGTCATAATAATAGATATTATATGTTTTATGATCTGGTTTTTTTACAGTTGGGATTTATCATTAGTTATTTTTATGCTTATATTTGTATCGTTTCAAGTTTTACTTACTGTACTTATAAGTATAGCAGTATTTAAGTTAAGATATGTCACTATATATGGAAATGGTGAGATGAAAAATAGAGTATTAGATAGTATTCAACATTTCCAAGAGTATCAATATATAGACTTCACTGGAGCAAAGGAGGAATTTCCTAAATTTGTTCAAGAGAATAATATATCACTTATAATTCTATGTAGAGAGAAGTTAGCAAGTAGTGAGATAAGGGAGATACTTGCTATGAAGCTAAAGGGTGTAGAAGTAAAGAGTTATTTTGATTATATGATAGAGAATGAAGGTAAGATAGAGGTAGAGTTTATAACAGAGGAGTGGTTACTTCAAGCTTATGGATTTAAAATCTTACGTAGTCAAATTCAAAATAATATAAAAAGAGTATTTGATATAATTATGGCTATAATAATAGGAGTAATGACACTACCAGTGATGGCTGTAGCTGCTATCATAGTAAGACTTGAGAGTCCTGGACCAATAATATATAGTCAGGATAGAGTAGGAGAGAATGGAAAAGAGTTCAAAGTTCATAAGTTCAGAAGTATGAGAAATGATGCTGAGAAGGATGGAGCTAAATGGGCACAGGTAAATGACCCTAGAGTAACTAAGTTTGGAAACTTTATGAGAAAGACAAGAATTGACGAGTTACCACAACTTATCAATGTTCTAAAGGGAGAGATGAGCTTTATAGGACCTAGACCAGAGAGAATGGTATTTATTAAAGAGTTAGAAAAGGAGATACCATATTATAATTTAAGACACATGGTAAAACCTGGTCTGACAGGATGGGCTCAAGTTATGTATCCGTATGGAGCGAGTGTTGAAGATGCGAGAAGAAAGTTAGAGTATGATTTATACTATATAAAACATCATAGTTTATACCTAGATATGATGATAATGTTTATGACATTTAAAACAGTAGTTTTTGGAAAGGGTAGATAG
- a CDS encoding glycosyltransferase family 2 protein — MLTIFTPVYNREDTLKRLYESLLKQSSKEFHWVVVDDGSTDGSRGLIREFQIEAPFEITYKYVKNGGKMRAINEGVSLAKGEFFLIVDSDDYISENCVEIVLSYGKELPKSMGGMIFRKIDMETNKISGKPYPKKVIDSSPIEIVYNLGIDGDKAEVFRTDILREHPFQVYPGEKFIPEAIVWVKIGQRYKMRYVDEGIYYFEYLEDGYTRNFNKLMRSNPQGFREYYKFMLSFPLPIKNKIKFVIRYIQSSYYTLRARGGEK; from the coding sequence ATGTTGACAATTTTTACCCCTGTATATAACAGAGAAGATACTTTGAAAAGATTATATGAGAGCCTTTTAAAACAGAGTTCTAAGGAGTTTCATTGGGTGGTAGTAGATGATGGCTCTACCGATGGAAGTAGAGGGCTAATAAGAGAGTTTCAAATTGAAGCACCATTTGAAATAACATATAAATATGTAAAAAATGGTGGAAAGATGAGAGCTATTAACGAGGGAGTGAGTTTAGCTAAGGGAGAGTTTTTCCTAATTGTTGATAGTGATGACTATATATCTGAAAATTGTGTAGAGATAGTTTTAAGTTATGGAAAAGAGCTACCCAAGTCTATGGGAGGAATGATATTTAGGAAGATAGATATGGAAACTAATAAAATTAGTGGAAAACCATATCCTAAAAAGGTAATTGACTCTTCTCCGATAGAGATAGTATATAATCTTGGAATTGATGGAGATAAGGCAGAAGTTTTTAGAACAGATATATTGAGAGAACATCCATTTCAAGTTTATCCAGGGGAGAAATTCATTCCAGAGGCGATAGTATGGGTAAAAATTGGTCAAAGATACAAAATGAGGTATGTAGATGAGGGAATATACTATTTTGAATATCTTGAAGATGGTTATACTAGAAATTTTAACAAGCTGATGAGAAGTAACCCACAAGGATTTAGAGAGTATTATAAATTTATGCTCTCATTTCCATTACCAATAAAAAATAAGATAAAATTTGTAATTAGGTATATACAATCAAGTTACTATACTCTTAGAGCTAGAGGAGGAGAAAAATGA
- a CDS encoding glycosyltransferase → MKILHIITSLELGGAERLLTELVPYQKNSGHFVKVMILSDKGAVFKKELEERGVEVVVAKNNSIKSFGNIFSIAEEIKRENYDIVHAHLVHAQYWTRLAKIFDKNKKRKYITTEHSTSNRRRDSKLMRRIDKFVFGGFDKIVSISEATENSLKNWLGRDDKSFEIVYNGIDIKEFQDVEPYSKSEFGFKEEDYLLMMVSRFHESKNQRGLAEALMWLPVKYKLIFVGDGKLEESVKKYCKDNNLINRVRFLGMRKDIPRLLKTADVVVQYSFFEGFGITAVEGMASGKPLIASNVPGLSQVVEGAGYLVDVNNSKELAKAILSLRNFGAYDELSRKSLERSKKYTIEWCANNYLKLYERELEC, encoded by the coding sequence ATGAAAATACTCCATATAATAACATCACTAGAGTTAGGTGGAGCAGAGAGATTACTTACAGAATTAGTACCATATCAAAAAAATAGTGGACACTTTGTTAAGGTGATGATACTAAGTGATAAGGGAGCAGTATTTAAGAAAGAGTTAGAGGAGAGAGGAGTAGAGGTAGTAGTAGCTAAAAATAACTCCATAAAATCCTTTGGAAATATATTCTCAATTGCTGAGGAGATAAAGAGAGAGAACTATGATATAGTACATGCTCATCTTGTACATGCTCAATATTGGACAAGGTTAGCTAAAATATTTGATAAAAATAAAAAGAGAAAATATATAACAACAGAGCATAGTACCTCAAACAGAAGAAGAGATTCAAAGTTAATGAGAAGAATAGATAAATTTGTATTTGGTGGCTTTGACAAGATAGTTAGCATCTCGGAAGCTACAGAGAATAGCCTAAAGAATTGGTTAGGTAGAGATGATAAGAGCTTTGAAATAGTATACAATGGTATAGATATAAAGGAGTTTCAAGATGTAGAACCATATTCAAAAAGTGAATTTGGTTTTAAAGAGGAAGATTATCTATTGATGATGGTATCTAGATTTCATGAATCTAAAAATCAAAGAGGATTAGCAGAAGCTTTGATGTGGTTACCTGTTAAATATAAATTGATTTTTGTGGGAGATGGAAAGCTAGAAGAGAGTGTAAAAAAATATTGTAAAGATAATAATTTGATAAATAGAGTAAGATTTTTAGGAATGAGAAAGGATATACCAAGACTTTTAAAAACAGCAGATGTTGTTGTTCAATACTCATTCTTTGAGGGATTTGGAATAACTGCTGTAGAAGGAATGGCAAGTGGAAAGCCATTGATAGCTAGTAATGTTCCTGGATTGAGTCAAGTTGTAGAGGGAGCAGGGTATCTAGTTGATGTTAATAATTCGAAAGAGTTGGCAAAGGCTATACTGTCATTAAGAAATTTTGGAGCTTATGATGAGCTTTCTAGAAAATCTTTAGAAAGAAGTAAAAAGTATACAATAGAGTGGTGTGCTAATAATTATTTAAAGTTGTATGAAAGGGAGTTAGAATGCTAG
- a CDS encoding EpsG family protein: protein MLGYFGIFTFLGLGSIIEQMTENKRMREKIFIFSLLLLILFFGLRGYIGYDWYSYKPNFDVIPTFIEIVRGDLQNFNFGYEIGFQIYTVIIKSFTSNYFIYNFINTSVDMIILFFVLRRYSNYPILSLLIFFGVYGIALEIDMLRNVKSIMLFLLSIEYIERREILKFGALNILGILFHTSSLLYLPMYFILNIKWNKKIILLLFILGSIYYFSDLRIMMRIIKEYNNILPTGVGRKLSGYFSIIPLDFPLGWSVYYIERLIFFLLAWSASETLQNKKYGNIMLNSLYISIFFFLYLSEFSIMAMRFGILFVYSYWFILPMLLDIYPKAVIVILAIAISIFRIDNQINFIGDREVYSYQNILINSSSVDVQRRKIELSTKYKEYGHGKEISLLF from the coding sequence ATGCTAGGTTATTTTGGAATTTTTACTTTTTTGGGGTTGGGAAGTATAATAGAACAAATGACTGAGAATAAAAGGATGAGAGAGAAAATTTTTATTTTTTCTCTTCTCCTTTTAATTTTATTTTTTGGACTAAGAGGGTATATTGGGTATGATTGGTACTCATACAAACCTAATTTTGATGTCATTCCAACTTTTATAGAGATAGTAAGGGGAGATTTACAAAATTTTAATTTTGGATATGAGATTGGATTTCAGATATATACAGTTATCATAAAGAGTTTTACTTCAAACTATTTTATCTATAACTTTATAAATACATCTGTGGATATGATAATTTTATTCTTTGTGTTGAGAAGATATTCAAACTATCCAATTTTATCTCTACTTATATTTTTTGGAGTATATGGAATTGCTTTAGAGATAGATATGCTTAGAAACGTTAAGAGTATAATGCTTTTTTTACTATCCATAGAGTATATTGAGAGAAGGGAGATTCTAAAATTTGGAGCATTAAATATTCTAGGAATACTGTTTCATACTAGCTCACTACTCTATCTCCCAATGTACTTTATACTGAATATAAAGTGGAATAAGAAGATAATTCTATTACTATTTATTTTGGGAAGCATATATTATTTTTCTGATTTAAGAATTATGATGAGGATAATAAAGGAGTATAATAATATTTTACCAACAGGTGTTGGGAGAAAATTATCTGGATATTTTAGCATAATACCTTTGGATTTTCCTTTAGGATGGAGTGTTTACTATATAGAGAGATTAATATTTTTTCTGTTAGCTTGGAGTGCTAGTGAAACCTTGCAAAATAAAAAATATGGGAATATAATGTTAAATTCATTGTATATATCGATATTTTTCTTTCTATATTTATCAGAGTTTTCAATTATGGCTATGAGATTTGGAATTCTCTTTGTGTATTCATATTGGTTTATACTACCAATGTTACTAGATATTTATCCAAAGGCTGTAATAGTTATTTTAGCCATAGCTATATCAATTTTTAGAATTGATAATCAGATAAACTTTATAGGGGATAGAGAGGTATATTCATACCAAAATATTTTAATAAATAGTTCAAGTGTAGATGTCCAGAGAAGAAAGATAGAACTTTCAACTAAGTATAAAGAGTATGGGCATGGGAAAGAGATATCATTACTTTTTTAA
- a CDS encoding glycosyltransferase family 4 protein — MKLMFVANYMWDIYIFRAGVLRGLIADGHEVIAVAPDDKRIDIEKAIPGLKAISIKLNKRGINPIEDLKLVRELYTLYKKENPDLIFHYTIKPNIYGSIAAKLAGKKSIAILTGLGYSFIQKSLVSKIAVALYRFSLRFSQEIWVLNEDDKNTLISKGIGDEKKIFILPGEGTDCDRFKPLPMKRDDEKVVFLMIARAFLDKGFKEYEESARRIRKKYGERVEFWYLGALGENAVSGITREYMDNIVAEGVLNYLGTVDRPEEIIKECDAIVLPSYREGISKTLLEGAAMGKPIIASNVTGCKEIVENGKTGFLVEVKNIEDLVRNMEKFIALSKKEREDMGKLGREKVLKEFDEKIIVNIYRKKLENYNKF, encoded by the coding sequence ATGAAGTTGATGTTTGTAGCAAACTATATGTGGGATATATATATATTTAGAGCAGGAGTATTGAGAGGGCTTATAGCTGATGGGCATGAGGTGATAGCAGTAGCTCCAGATGATAAAAGAATAGATATAGAGAAGGCTATTCCGGGCTTGAAAGCCATCTCTATAAAATTGAATAAAAGAGGGATAAATCCTATAGAGGATTTAAAATTGGTAAGGGAGTTATATACTCTATATAAAAAAGAGAATCCAGACTTAATTTTTCACTATACTATTAAGCCAAATATATATGGAAGTATAGCAGCTAAGTTAGCAGGAAAAAAATCAATAGCTATATTGACAGGTTTGGGATACTCATTCATTCAAAAATCATTGGTATCAAAAATAGCAGTAGCCTTATATAGATTCTCTTTGAGATTTTCACAGGAGATATGGGTATTGAATGAAGATGATAAAAATACTCTTATATCTAAGGGAATTGGAGATGAGAAGAAAATCTTTATCTTACCTGGAGAGGGTACAGATTGTGATAGATTCAAACCTCTTCCCATGAAAAGAGATGACGAGAAAGTAGTATTTTTGATGATAGCTCGAGCTTTTTTAGATAAGGGATTTAAAGAGTATGAGGAAAGTGCCAGAAGAATTAGAAAAAAATATGGTGAGAGAGTAGAATTTTGGTATTTGGGAGCTCTTGGAGAGAATGCTGTATCTGGAATAACTAGGGAGTATATGGATAATATTGTTGCTGAGGGGGTATTGAACTACCTAGGAACTGTTGATAGACCGGAGGAGATAATAAAAGAGTGTGATGCAATAGTTTTACCATCATATAGAGAGGGAATATCTAAAACTCTACTTGAGGGAGCAGCTATGGGAAAACCTATAATAGCTTCAAATGTAACAGGTTGTAAAGAGATTGTAGAGAATGGAAAAACAGGGTTTTTAGTTGAGGTAAAAAATATTGAGGATTTAGTAAGAAATATGGAGAAATTTATAGCCCTTTCAAAAAAAGAGAGAGAGGATATGGGAAAATTAGGAAGAGAGAAAGTCTTAAAAGAGTTTGATGAGAAAATAATTGTAAATATATATAGGAAAAAATTAGAAAACTATAACAAATTTTAA
- a CDS encoding glycosyltransferase has protein sequence MDISIIVPIYNVEEYLVECLKSIYKIENLRYEVILVNDGSKDTSYKIMEDFKALYPNQTVLINKENGGLSSARNAGLRVAKGRYVSFIDSDDFIDTVEFEKFVIEGIKSRVDIAVGNMRYYVPGRIGEPLFRSKLIKEAGTVTGIDFLWTLFQQPKCYREEVVDDIYRRDFLIKNNLFFNEEIVHEDSEFTTLAYIRAKKIKYIDKAFYFYRQREGSIMNKVSEKSMVSLEKICEKLFLEFEKLNNNKGKEALATLILSFYSTVVYKRYNGGGDYKRVYKRYRELYAELKKYAQSSIEYKLLSFSLFIPNMMRKILGKEISNVQKVPKF, from the coding sequence ATGGATATAAGTATTATAGTTCCAATCTATAATGTAGAGGAGTATTTAGTAGAGTGTTTAAAAAGTATATATAAAATAGAAAATTTAAGATATGAAGTTATCTTAGTAAATGATGGTTCTAAGGATACGAGCTACAAGATAATGGAAGATTTTAAGGCTCTATATCCCAATCAGACAGTTCTAATAAATAAGGAAAATGGAGGTTTATCTTCAGCTAGAAATGCAGGATTGAGAGTAGCTAAGGGAAGATATGTGTCCTTTATAGATAGTGATGACTTTATTGATACTGTAGAGTTTGAAAAGTTTGTAATTGAAGGGATAAAGTCTCGTGTAGACATAGCTGTAGGAAATATGAGATACTATGTTCCAGGAAGAATAGGGGAGCCACTATTTAGATCTAAATTGATAAAGGAAGCTGGGACAGTAACAGGAATTGATTTTTTATGGACTCTATTTCAACAGCCGAAATGCTATAGAGAAGAGGTAGTAGATGATATCTATAGAAGAGATTTTTTAATAAAAAACAATCTTTTCTTTAATGAGGAGATTGTTCATGAGGATAGTGAATTTACTACTCTTGCCTATATTAGAGCAAAGAAGATAAAGTATATTGATAAGGCTTTCTACTTCTATAGACAGAGAGAGGGAAGTATAATGAATAAGGTTTCTGAAAAAAGTATGGTTTCCCTTGAAAAAATTTGTGAAAAACTTTTCTTAGAGTTTGAAAAACTTAATAATAACAAAGGAAAGGAAGCTTTAGCTACACTTATCTTAAGTTTTTATTCAACTGTTGTATATAAGAGATATAATGGTGGAGGAGATTATAAGAGAGTTTATAAGAGATATAGAGAGCTGTATGCTGAGTTAAAAAAATATGCTCAAAGTAGTATTGAGTATAAGTTACTATCTTTTTCATTGTTTATTCCAAATATGATGAGAAAAATATTGGGAAAAGAGATAAGTAATGTTCAGAAGGTTCCAAAGTTTTAA
- a CDS encoding glycosyltransferase — MIPKKIHYIWLGKNPYPNLMDICINSWREKLPDYEIIEWNEENLNFYEEIKKNRFLKECYERKLWAFLSDYFRIKVLYEHGGVYLDTDMQIVKNIDNLLVNKFFIGAESEGTISAGIIGVIPKHSLINKILKFYEQDIWSEPIFTIPDIITRVVKREYEFQQERDIIEIDKGMIIYPPRYFYPYHFTENFKYSCIKEDTYGIHWWGKSWGQKKDLSKLYFLEFKHYRGVKKLLVELLISMKLMKFVKQSKLLIELSKRI; from the coding sequence ATGATACCTAAAAAAATTCACTATATTTGGTTGGGAAAAAATCCTTATCCAAATCTTATGGATATCTGTATTAACTCTTGGAGAGAGAAGCTACCAGATTATGAGATTATAGAGTGGAATGAGGAAAATCTAAATTTTTATGAAGAGATTAAAAAGAATAGATTTTTAAAGGAGTGTTACGAAAGGAAACTTTGGGCTTTTCTTTCCGATTATTTCAGAATAAAGGTACTATATGAGCATGGAGGAGTTTATTTAGATACAGATATGCAGATAGTAAAAAATATAGATAATCTTTTAGTAAATAAATTCTTTATAGGAGCAGAGAGTGAGGGAACAATAAGTGCTGGAATAATTGGAGTTATTCCAAAACATTCTCTTATAAATAAAATATTAAAATTTTATGAACAAGATATTTGGAGCGAGCCAATATTTACCATTCCTGATATAATAACTAGAGTTGTAAAAAGAGAGTATGAGTTTCAACAAGAGAGGGATATAATAGAGATAGATAAAGGAATGATTATATATCCACCTAGATATTTCTATCCATACCATTTTACAGAGAATTTTAAATATAGCTGTATAAAAGAGGATACCTATGGAATACACTGGTGGGGAAAGAGCTGGGGGCAGAAAAAAGATTTATCCAAACTATATTTTTTAGAGTTTAAACACTATCGTGGAGTAAAAAAGCTATTAGTGGAGTTACTAATCTCTATGAAACTTATGAAGTTTGTAAAGCAATCAAAACTATTGATAGAGTTAAGTAAAAGGATATAG
- a CDS encoding lipopolysaccharide biosynthesis protein, with the protein MKRLKRLFEDRLILNFLHILSGDAFASLLSIFSISFITKGIGLEKYGFIVLVQGVVSLIDGLFNFQSWQGVIKFFPEVRDDENRLKSLIKFSYTLDMVTALITFLIILTSSSIIGRFYNFSREEINLLLVFAIYVIFNIQGTAIGILRSYNRFDYLRNQRVIVAIINFALLAGGYILKLEIPYFILVYLFTNFVNSLLLNYFAMKELRRRKIFGIMRTKLHFNREFFKFTCLTNINSSLDIPVQYFDNLLVGKMLSLEQLGVYKICKTIAIALDKIGAPLYQTLYPYFCEKIVEKNYGDIFKRCLKISAILGVFCIFILSGMNIIGFSLLEKFFSQGLKNYSLEINIYLFMKSLATVTIIVHPLFLAMGYIKSETKIIFIANMIYLFVLFLLIKKLALIGVILAYGIQVLLIVFMKGFVIFEKRDILKVSN; encoded by the coding sequence TTGAAAAGATTAAAACGATTATTTGAAGATAGGTTGATATTAAACTTTTTGCACATACTCAGTGGAGATGCCTTTGCTTCTCTTCTTTCTATATTTTCAATCTCATTTATAACAAAGGGGATAGGTTTAGAAAAATATGGATTTATAGTCTTAGTTCAAGGGGTTGTATCTCTTATAGATGGACTTTTTAACTTTCAATCTTGGCAAGGAGTAATAAAGTTTTTTCCAGAGGTAAGAGATGATGAGAATAGATTAAAATCTTTGATAAAGTTTAGCTATACCTTAGATATGGTAACAGCTTTAATAACCTTTCTAATAATTTTAACTTCAAGCTCGATAATTGGAAGGTTTTATAATTTTAGTAGAGAAGAGATAAATTTACTATTAGTTTTTGCTATTTATGTAATATTTAATATACAGGGAACAGCAATAGGGATATTAAGAAGCTATAATAGATTTGATTATTTACGAAATCAAAGAGTAATAGTAGCAATTATAAACTTTGCTCTTTTGGCTGGAGGATATATATTAAAGCTTGAAATACCATATTTTATCTTAGTATATCTATTCACTAATTTTGTAAACTCTCTACTACTAAACTATTTTGCAATGAAAGAATTGAGAAGAAGAAAGATTTTTGGTATAATGAGAACAAAATTACATTTCAATAGAGAGTTTTTTAAATTTACATGCTTAACAAATATTAATTCTAGCTTGGATATCCCAGTTCAATATTTTGATAATCTTCTGGTAGGGAAAATGTTGTCCCTAGAACAGTTGGGAGTATATAAAATATGTAAAACTATAGCTATTGCTCTGGATAAGATAGGGGCACCTTTGTATCAAACTCTCTACCCCTATTTTTGTGAAAAAATTGTAGAGAAAAATTATGGAGATATTTTCAAAAGATGCTTAAAGATATCAGCTATATTAGGGGTATTTTGTATATTTATACTTTCAGGTATGAATATTATTGGTTTTTCTCTTTTAGAAAAATTCTTTTCTCAAGGATTGAAAAATTATAGCTTAGAGATAAATATATACCTTTTTATGAAGTCTTTAGCTACAGTAACAATTATAGTACACCCTCTATTTTTAGCTATGGGATATATAAAAAGTGAGACTAAGATAATATTTATAGCAAATATGATATATCTTTTTGTACTGTTTTTATTGATAAAGAAATTAGCTCTCATAGGAGTGATACTAGCTTATGGAATACAGGTATTACTTATAGTTTTTATGAAAGGATTTGTAATTTTTGAAAAAAGAGATATTTTAAAAGTAAGTAACTAA